A single Acidimicrobiia bacterium DNA region contains:
- a CDS encoding GAF and ANTAR domain-containing protein: MKREQLVVDVFVQLADSLVDDFDIIDLLTVLSDGCVRLDPADAAGILLADEDSNLRVMAASSERARLLELFQLQNHEGPCLEAYSTGQPVTHTDLANSVDRWPHFGPEAVSAGFGSVHAIPLRLRTIVIGALNLFAAEARPLDEPNAHLARALADVASIAILQDQAAREAVLRAGQLQYALDSRVAIEQAKGMVAERTKTDMDEAFRILRKYARDSRRHLSAVATDIAAGTVPLDEVISATVLSESDHKNG, from the coding sequence TCATCGACCTGCTCACCGTGCTCTCGGACGGATGCGTCCGGCTCGACCCCGCCGACGCGGCCGGGATTCTCCTCGCCGACGAGGACAGCAATCTGCGAGTCATGGCCGCCTCCAGCGAGCGAGCCCGTCTACTCGAGCTGTTCCAGTTACAGAACCACGAGGGACCCTGCCTGGAGGCGTATTCGACCGGCCAACCCGTGACGCACACCGACCTCGCCAACTCGGTGGACCGATGGCCGCACTTCGGCCCCGAGGCTGTGTCCGCCGGGTTCGGCTCGGTTCATGCGATCCCCCTGCGGCTCCGGACCATCGTCATCGGGGCGCTCAATCTGTTCGCTGCCGAAGCCAGACCGCTGGACGAACCGAATGCACACCTTGCGCGCGCCCTGGCCGATGTCGCCAGCATCGCCATCCTCCAGGACCAAGCCGCTCGAGAGGCGGTGCTGCGGGCCGGCCAACTCCAGTACGCCCTCGACAGCAGGGTGGCCATCGAACAGGCCAAGGGGATGGTGGCCGAACGGACCAAGACCGACATGGACGAGGCGTTCCGGATCCTTCGCAAGTACGCCCGCGACTCTCGCCGCCACCTCAGCGCGGTCGCGACGGATATCGCCGCAGGAACCGTGCCGCTCGACGAGGTCATATCAGCGACCGTGCTGTCGGAATCCGACCACAAGAACGGTTAG